The genomic region ATTGATAAATTTTGGCCGAAGAATTTATTGTTAGGTTGGTTTACTGTGCAAAATTCCCAGTATATGGAGTCAACTGCATAACTCATGTAACTTCCTTATGCTTTTCACTAAGCTTTGACAATTCCTCTTCTAAAAGAAGCTGATCATCTTTTTGGTTTATATCTGATTCACAACCTTTTTCTTGAAATTTCTCTACTAGAATTACCTTGCTCTTTTCCTTAAGAATTTTTTTACATCTATTTACTAGAATAGTTTTGCTCCAGCTATAAAAGGACCCCTCATTCTTTAGATTTGAGATATTTTCATATAAGATAACTATCATATCTTCAAGTGCATCTAAAGCATCTGCTTCATTTTTCATATATACATATGCCAATTTATAGTATTCCTGTTGTTTTAACATAATTAGTTTAATTAAAGCTTCCTTATCCCCTAGTTTAGCCCTACTTATAAGTACCTCCGTCTGCATTTTTGCACCTCACTTTCATACATAAGAGTATCTATATACTAAAAAAGTTCATTTTATAAAATAAATAAAGTAGTACTATTTTAATATAGCACTACTTATATTAGAGAACAGTTCTATTCTATTATAAATGATATTATATATTCACAGGACTCCTTATCTTTTTTAGGATTATCCTCTTTCCACTTCCCTTTAAAGCCTAATTCCTGCATTGTAAGTTCAAAATGGCACATAGCTATACCAATATCAATTTTTTGTACATCATAGCCTAGTCCCTCTCCATACCCTTTATTTCTAGCAAGATAGAAATGAAATTTTTCATTATCCACTAAAACTCTCCAAGGTTGTTTATTTGATGCAGATGGGGCAAGTCTAAGCATTTCAAGTGCTTGTATATACTTTTTATCCTTTTGATTTACTTCATTATTCCAACTGCCTTCAAAAAATAATTCTTTAAAGTCCTTACGATTGTTAGAACCCGCTGCAAATCTCATAAATGAATCTACTACGCTTCTTTTGTCTCTAGGGTAACCAATAGGGGTTATTACCGGTAACTCCTCTTCTTCTTTAAGCTCAATTGTATTTATAAATTCCTGTCTCTTGAAGGTACCTGCTAGCCAACAGGTGCCTAGGCCTAAGGATGTAGCATATAGTATTCCTTTTTCTAATACATATCCTAATTGCTCTAAGCTTCTAGGTTCTTTTTTTTCAGTAACAGCAGCAATAAAATTTTTAGCAGATTTTATTACCCCATATGTACCTAGTTTTTTATTAGAGGAATCTTCAATATTTACTAGATAAAACTTAACTTTTGCACCAAAAGGGCCCGTAGTAGAATTTAAATAATCTAATATTTCTCGTTTTATAGAGCTCTCTAATGGCCTTTGATCATAGGTACGTGTAGACGTTCTTTTTTTTATGGAATCTATCCACATTGATATCATACTCCCTTCTATTTACTTTTCTCAAGTAGATTAAATAAGTCAGGATATTTCTTTTTTAGATTAATCGGTTTTCCATTTAAGGTACTAGAAAAAACATGTTCAGTAAACCCTTCTGATATTAAAACATTGTCTGTCTCTCTTTCTATTATATAATTAAATTTTATTCTAACAGGTGTTAGGTTTTCAATAGCTGTCTTTATAATTAACTTATCAGCATACTTAGCAGACACCTTATATTTACAGTTTACTTCTATTACAGGTAGCATTACACCCATCTCTTCCATATCCCTATAGCTCATGCTAAACTTCTCTAAAAAATCAGTTCTCCCAACTTCATACCACACAAAGTAATTGGAATGATAAATTACCCCCATCTGGTCAGTTTCATTATATCTTGGTACAATTATTGTTTCATTAATAAACATTAATTCTTCCTCCCACCGTTCATAACCTCTTATGATTATTTCTAATTATTACTAATAATTATACCACTATTATTGGATTTTGTATAAATTGTGTATGATTGAAAAAAATAAGGATACTAATACTAGTTTTAAGTGAGGTTTGTTTTATGAACTTAGATGTGAATATAACTATAGAAGATAGCTTAGTAACACTTAATATAAGAGACCTATCGATTAAAGAGTCTATACATGGAATTATTATGTTTAATAAGAAAGGCAACATACTTAATGTAGGTGAGACTGAACAGAATTTTAAGGAATCTATTATAGGTACATTACCTTCCAGAAAGTCGGAAAATACAAGCTTTGTTGAATTCCCCGAAATGCATAAAATGTTTAAAGAACTATTAAACATGTCCTACGAGGATACTGTTAGACTTTGTAAAGAAGATCCAATTAATGGCCCAAATATTGTTTGGGAAAGATTAAGAGATAATATCAACTTTGTTTATCCCTTTGATCTTGAAAACCCAGACTATAACTATATGGCTCTATTTATTAATTATAACTTAATTATATTAACTGAAGAAAAATATAAAGGTGAAGGATTTATTAAATCCTTTTTAAGAGCATTTTTCTTGAAATATTCACTAAATATTCATTTCAAAGAATATGTATCATTAAATCCACAACAAAAAAACTCATTAAAAAAAGAGCTTGGAGCAGCTCTTAAAAGACAGATTAAAGTTAAAGAATTAATAATTAATGGAGATTATATTTAAATAATTTAATACGTTTTTTATATTTTTCGTTAAATAATCCTTTATAGATTAATTTAAATATACCTATCATCTTAAAAATATCTCCGATACTTAATGACTTCGGTAAAGGATATGGCCTCTTCAAGTGAATAATATCACCTAAGATTAAAAACTTAGTTGATTCACTTGCTGCTACATGAGTTAAACTTTTTGCATTTTGCAATATATTTAAGCTTTCCGCCGAAAGCATATGCTCAATTCCTTTAATATCAACAGGCATTCTTCCACCATTTGACATAATAACAATAAAGTTTAATAAAATACCAATTAGAATAAATGACATTCCTTTTAGATGATAATTTTTTATTACAGCACAAAAAAGCAGAATATAGACTACAAGTTGCAGCCATATGCCATAATCATTTATTAGTTTCCAATAGGGTGTCAATTCCTTAGCAACTATAATTGCACCTAAAGACTGTACTAACGCAGCTATTATTATTAGAACCATCCAATTAATTTTTAATCTCAATAAATTATTTAACTTTCCACCCCTAAGTTTTCCTATCACAAGTGCACTACTGACAGGCTCAGCTAACATATGACACCTTCTCACTTTCTAGTATATCTTCTAACCAAATATTTTTTTGTTTCTTCATATATTTCATAAAACTTTCAACTACCCTAGGGTCAAATTGCTTCCCAGACTCTTTTATAATAATTTTATATGCAATAATTGAATTCATAGCTTTTCGATATGCCCTATCTGAAGTCATGGCATCATAAGCATCTGCAACAGCTAATATACTTGCTTCTAAAGGTATTTTATTACCTTCTAAATGTAACGGGTATCCCTTACCATCATAACGTTCATGATGGTGTTTAATAATTTCAGCTACATCCTTTAAAAAATCAACCTCAAACAATATTTTTGCTCCAATCTCAGGGTGATTTTGAACCCTGATATACTCTTCATCAGAAAGATTATCTGGTTTGTTAAGTATTGTGTCGGATATTCCTATTTTGCCTATATCATGTAGAATAGCTGCAGTATTTATTTTATCTACAACCTCATAAGTAAGCCCCATCTCCTGAGCTATACCTACCGCATATTGTGCTACTCTATATGAATGGCCTTTAGTATATTCATCCTTTGCCTCTACAGCATTGGAAAGGGCTTTAATCGTTTCAAAATATACACTCTTCATATCTATATAAAGTTTAAATGAGTATCTTGCTACTAATAAAGGTCCTAAAAACATAACAACAGCAAACCAACCATAATGCGCATATGCTATTGCAGTTACAACTCCTAAAGGAGATAAAGCAATTATATTAATAATTGGCCATACTTTTTCACGAAGTGCATCTTTATACCTTTTATTTTCAATTATGCACATTAAACCAATAAATATTGAAGGATTTATTGCTGTATAAGTAAGTGTTGATGCAATAATTCCAATTATACTAAATCCCAATAGTCTAATACCCACGATATTCGTTTCCACTAAGTTATACACCACACTTGATAGAGCTAATGCAATTGCATATGCACTAGCATTAAAAAGTCTTTTATGTTTATCACTATTAAAAAAGTGATATGATTTTCCATTGTATCTATCTATATAAATTAACATTGTAATAAAGCTAATTACTGCTACAATACTTGGACTAAAAATAAACACTGTTGCTAATCCTATTGCGAAACTAATAGAGAAAGCAGTATTACCTTTAACTCTAATTTGGAGTGATTGTGTAATAGCACCTATTAGAATAAAAAAAGAAATTTCTAGTGGGGCACTATATACGCTTTCTTTCAGACCAAATAAAAAACAGGCTACTCCCATTAAAATAATACTTACTGTATATATCTTTAATCTAATATTTTTATCATACATACTAGTTTTCCCCTTTATATTATTTAGGTCGGCAACTTTTATTTTATATTATACCCATGTAAAAGATGCTCCACCAGCTAACACTAGTGATAATAACGCAAGTAAAAGTGCCATTATTCTTTTCATTGATACAGCCCCCTTTTTTCAAAGGCTCTGTTTTTCGCTATTTATACAGGCTATATCGCTTCGCTTATGAAAAATTCCATGCCGACCTAAAAATTTAACTCAAGTTAGATATTTTAGAAATCCTTCTGTTAATTGCATCTAAAGTAGCTTTTACTATGGTCTCATATTCATCCTTAACTATTATTGCTGTACCAGTCATTAAGGTTTCTGATCTATTTGATATATAACTTACTGCAACTATCATGATTTGTTCTTTTGCTAAGTAAATTTTTTCAACATCTTCTACAATTAAAATGTCCTCTACATTTAGTATCTTATGTATACAGTCTATAGTTGCTTGGGCTACAAGCCTATAGCTGTTATTTTTAGACCCTAGTCCTTTTGCAATACCTTCTATTTTCTCATTGTCTTTTACTAAAACTACTTTAATTTCAGTTATATTACCTGTAATAGACAGTTGTACTGATTCTACCTGTAACCTAAATTCATTTGTATAGCTATGTTTATCATCTATTTGTGCAACACTAATTTTCTTGTAGTCAATATTCATATTAAATTTAGCGTTTAAGGCTGATTGTATATCTCTAGATATTTGTTTGGGTCCCCTGCGATTAGAAGCTAATACATGTATTTCTTCAATTTCATCACCATTCATTACTACTTTTGAAGAAACAACGTCAAAAATATTGTTTATTAACTCTTCTAAATTTAATACTTTTACTTCAGAACCGTTGTTCATTTAATCAAAACCCCTTTAGTGCAAATTTACCGAGCAATAGAAATCCCCCATAATTTCCCTCAATTTCTCTTTATTCGATATAATCCAATAAATTTCCTTCTTAAAATACAG from Serpentinicella alkaliphila harbors:
- a CDS encoding RNA polymerase sigma factor, translating into MQTEVLISRAKLGDKEALIKLIMLKQQEYYKLAYVYMKNEADALDALEDMIVILYENISNLKNEGSFYSWSKTILVNRCKKILKEKSKVILVEKFQEKGCESDINQKDDQLLLEEELSKLSEKHKEVT
- a CDS encoding nitroreductase family protein, coding for MISMWIDSIKKRTSTRTYDQRPLESSIKREILDYLNSTTGPFGAKVKFYLVNIEDSSNKKLGTYGVIKSAKNFIAAVTEKKEPRSLEQLGYVLEKGILYATSLGLGTCWLAGTFKRQEFINTIELKEEEELPVITPIGYPRDKRSVVDSFMRFAAGSNNRKDFKELFFEGSWNNEVNQKDKKYIQALEMLRLAPSASNKQPWRVLVDNEKFHFYLARNKGYGEGLGYDVQKIDIGIAMCHFELTMQELGFKGKWKEDNPKKDKESCEYIISFIIE
- a CDS encoding acyl-CoA thioesterase — encoded protein: MFINETIIVPRYNETDQMGVIYHSNYFVWYEVGRTDFLEKFSMSYRDMEEMGVMLPVIEVNCKYKVSAKYADKLIIKTAIENLTPVRIKFNYIIERETDNVLISEGFTEHVFSSTLNGKPINLKKKYPDLFNLLEKSK
- a CDS encoding DUF5317 domain-containing protein encodes the protein MLAEPVSSALVIGKLRGGKLNNLLRLKINWMVLIIIAALVQSLGAIIVAKELTPYWKLINDYGIWLQLVVYILLFCAVIKNYHLKGMSFILIGILLNFIVIMSNGGRMPVDIKGIEHMLSAESLNILQNAKSLTHVAASESTKFLILGDIIHLKRPYPLPKSLSIGDIFKMIGIFKLIYKGLFNEKYKKRIKLFKYNLH
- a CDS encoding HD-GYP domain-containing protein produces the protein MYDKNIRLKIYTVSIILMGVACFLFGLKESVYSAPLEISFFILIGAITQSLQIRVKGNTAFSISFAIGLATVFIFSPSIVAVISFITMLIYIDRYNGKSYHFFNSDKHKRLFNASAYAIALALSSVVYNLVETNIVGIRLLGFSIIGIIASTLTYTAINPSIFIGLMCIIENKRYKDALREKVWPIINIIALSPLGVVTAIAYAHYGWFAVVMFLGPLLVARYSFKLYIDMKSVYFETIKALSNAVEAKDEYTKGHSYRVAQYAVGIAQEMGLTYEVVDKINTAAILHDIGKIGISDTILNKPDNLSDEEYIRVQNHPEIGAKILFEVDFLKDVAEIIKHHHERYDGKGYPLHLEGNKIPLEASILAVADAYDAMTSDRAYRKAMNSIIAYKIIIKESGKQFDPRVVESFMKYMKKQKNIWLEDILESEKVSYVS